A window of the Synchiropus splendidus isolate RoL2022-P1 chromosome 6, RoL_Sspl_1.0, whole genome shotgun sequence genome harbors these coding sequences:
- the LOC128760309 gene encoding keratin, type II cytoskeletal 8-like — protein sequence MMTVRKSYSVSGGSTKKSLAGPVGSNSVKSRTSYGVGSGFSGGSSYGSGSSFSMSSSAGGFGNAGGAFVGPQITAVQVNQSLLAPLNLSIDPHIQTVRTQEKDQIKSLNNRFASFIDKVRFLEQQNKMLETKWKLLQEQTTPHSNIDSMFEAYTANLRMQLDGLGNERARLDGELRNTQVIVEDFKRKYEDEINKRAGAENEFVLMKKEVDAAFLYKVELEAKADALQDEINFLRAVYEAELRELQAQIKDVSAVVEMDNSRNLDMDSIVAEVRAQYEDIANRSKAEAETWYKQKFEEMQSSAGQYGEDLRTTKIEIAELNRMIARLTNEIEAIKGQRAGLEAQIAEAEERGELAVRDAKLRIKDLEDALQRAKQDMARQVREYQELMNVKLALDIEIATYRKLLEGEETRLASGGANATVRVQQSSGRGGSSSSTGYGLSGSSLGGGSAYGASITKSSSASTHSMRIY from the exons ATGATGACCGTCAGGAAGTCGTACTCTGTCTCTGGTGGCAGCACCAAGAAGTCTCTGGCCGGCCCAGTGGGCAGCAACTCCGTCAAGAGCAGGACGAGCTACGGTGTTGGCTCCGGCTTCAGTGGAGGCTCCAGCTACGGCTCCGGCTCCAGCTTTAGCATGTCTTCCAGCGCTGGTGGATTTGGCAATGCAGGAGGTGCCTTTGTTGGACCCCAAATTACTGCTGTCCAAGTGAACCAGAGCCTCCTGGCCCCTCTGAACCTGAGTATTGACCCCCACATCCAGACCGTCAGGACCCAGGAGAAAGACCAGATCAAGTCTTTGAACAACCGTTTTGCATCCTTCATTGACAAG GTGCgtttcctggagcagcagaacaaaatGCTGGAGACCAAATGGAAGCTTCTTCAGGAGCAGACCACCCCCCACTCCAACATTGACTCCATGTTTGAGGCCTATACTGCCAACCTGCGCATGCAGCTGGATGGCTTGGGCAACGAGAGGGCCAGGctggacggagagctgaggaacaCGCAAGTCATCGTGGAGGACTTCAAGAGAAA GTATGAAGATGAGATCAACAAACGTGCCGGAGCAGAGAATGAGTTTGTGCTGATGAAGAAG GAGGTGGATGCTGCTTTCCTCTACAAGGTGGAGCTGGAAGCCAAGGCTGATGCTCTTCAGGATGAAATCAACTTCCTCAGGGCTGTCTACGAGGCT GAGCTTCGTGAGCTTCAGGCACAGATCAAAGACGTGTCTGCTGTTGTGGAGATGGACAACAGCCGCAACCTGGACATGGACTCCATCGTCGCTGAAGTGCGTGCTCAGTATGAGGACATCGCCAACCGCAGCAAGGCCGAGGCAGAGACCTGGTACAAGCAGAAG TTTGAGGAGATGCAGTCCTCTGCTGGTCAGTATGGCGAGGACCTTCGCACCACCAAGATTGAGATTGCTGAGCTCAACCGCATGATCGCCCGCCTCACCAATGAGATTGAAGCCATCAAAGGACAG AGGGCAGGACTTGAGGCTCAGATCGCTGAGGCTGAGGAGCGTGGGGAGCTGGCCGTGAGGGACGCCAAGCTGCGCATCAAGGACCTTGAAGACGCTCTGCAGCGAGCCAAGCAGGATATGGCCCGCCAGGTCCGGGAATACCAGGAGCTGATGAACGTCAAGCTCGCTCTGGACATTGAAATCGCCACCTACAGGAAGCTGCTGGAAGGAGAGGAGACCAG ACTGGCAAGTGGAGGGGCCAACGCCACCGTCCGTGTGCAGCAGTCGTCTGGAAGAGGTG GATCATCCAGCTCCACTGGCTATGGCCTTTCTGGGAGCAGCTTGGGAGGTGGATCTGCTTATGGAGCATCTATTACCaagtcatcatcagcatcaaccCACTCAATGAGAATCTATTAA